Part of the Streptomyces sp. NBC_00457 genome, GGACGGTTCGACGAGCATCGGGTCCGGCAGCGGCTGCGGGACTCCTTCTCCCCGCAGCACACGTCGGTCATCGTGGCCGAGGGCGCCTTCGCGGGCTGCGTCACCGTGCGCCCGGCCGAGGACGGGCGGTGGCTGGAGCACTTCTATCTCGCTCCGCGTCTCCAGGGCAGGGGGCTCGGGTCGGCCGTCCTGCGCACACTGCTGCGGCGGATCGACGCCGATCACATGCCCGTCCGCCTGAACGTCCTGCGGGGCAGCGCCGCCCGACGGCTGTACGAGCGCCACGGGTTCACCGTAGAGGCTCAGGACCCGATCGATGTCTGGATGGTGCGGCAGCCGCCTGCGGGCTCCCTCGGAACGTGTTCTCCCGGAACGCCCAGCTGATCCTCGGTTCCACGGCGAAGCGGAAGACCTGCCGTACGGGCGGGGTGCACAGCACGGTGACGACACCGGCCGCCACCACGGTGACGGCGATGGCGCCCAGCGGCCCATGGACCCAGGCGGGGTCGTACCAGCCCCAGAACTTGGAGCCCTGAGCCACGAACCCGTGCAGCAGATAGCCGTACAGCGTGCCCGCGCCCAGCATGGTGAACCACATGCGCCGCCCCGGCACCCAGGCGAGGAAACAGGCGGCCAGGAGCATCGAGCAGCCGAAGGTGACCAGCGTCATCACGGGCC contains:
- a CDS encoding GNAT family N-acetyltransferase — its product is MEWALRSAEPADVEAIAELRATVMRPDLERLGRFDEHRVRQRLRDSFSPQHTSVIVAEGAFAGCVTVRPAEDGRWLEHFYLAPRLQGRGLGSAVLRTLLRRIDADHMPVRLNVLRGSAARRLYERHGFTVEAQDPIDVWMVRQPPAGSLGTCSPGTPS